The DNA region CGAAGTCACAGGTGCAGTGGAATTTGGCGCTCACATCGTTATGGAAGCGATCGCTCATTGCAAGCATGTGATTATGATGAATGCTGAACTCGACGGCACCATTGGCCCCATCCTCAAAGTCTATGCTGACAAAGCAGGTGTGATTCTCAGCGCCTGTGATGGCGATCAGCCAGGGGTGCAAATGAACCTCTACCGCTTTGTAAAAAGCATTGGTCTAACTCCGTTATTGTGCGGTAACATTAAAGGACTCCAAGACCCCTATCGCAATCCCACCACCCAGGAAGGATTTGCTAAACGTTGGGGTCAAAAGCCCCACATGGTGGCTAGCTTTGCCGACGGAACCAAAATTTCCTTTGAGCAAGCGATCGTTGCCAATGCCACAGGCATGAAAGTCGCCAAACGGGGAATGCTAGGATATGACTTCAACGGTTATGTCGATGAAATGGCCCATATATATGATGTTGAACAACTCAAAGAACTGGGCGGCATTGTCGATTATGTAGTTGGAGCAAAACCTGGCCCAGGCGTATATGTATTTGCCACTCATGACGACCCCAAGCAACAGCACTATCTCAACTTATACAAATTAGGCGAAGGCCCACTTTACAGCTTCTATACTCCTTATCACCTCTGTCATTTTGAAGTTCCCTTGTCCGTAGCGCGGGCTGTCCTATTTGGTGATGCGGTTATGTCTCCATTAGCAGGCTCGCTAGTAGATGTTGTCACCACTGCCAAAATCGACCTGAAAGCAGGAGAAACCTTAGATGGCATCGGCTACTACATGACCTACGGACAATGTGAAAATTCCCCCATCGTCCAACAGCAAAATCTTCTACCAATTGGTTTAGCTGAAGGATGTCGCCTCAAACGAGATATTTCTAAGGATCAAGTCCTCACTTATGAGGATGTAGAATTACCTGAAGGCAGACTCTGCGACCAACTAAGAACTGAGCAAAATACTTATTTCGCCTCAGAAAAAATCTTAGTAGCAGTTGGGTAATAGCTACAAATGAATCGGCTGTAGGGGCGTACAGCTAGTTGTACGCCCCTATATATTTGTCGCCAGAATTTCGTGAAGAGGATAGGAGTGATACTGCGGGACACTAAAGTTGTTGATAATAACTTGCTGGGGAGCGTTGAAATAAACCTGATCGAAACTTTAGGTCAAATTCATGAAAATTGCTCTAGTCCACGATTATTTAACCCAGCGAGGTGGGGCAGAGCGTGTGTTTGAACTGCTTTGTAAGCGCTATCCCGAAGCAGATATTTTCACATCTCTGTACGATCCAGAAAAAACTATTGATCTAGGCGATCGCATAGTAAACACAACCTTTTTGCAAAAGATTCCTGGTGCAGTAAAATATTTTAGGTCAATGGCTCCTCTATATTTTCCTGCCTTTCGTGCCTTGGATCTGCAAGACTACGATTTAATTATTAGCAGTAGCACCAGCTTCGCCAAAGCAGTACGAAAAAATCCCAATGCCCGCCACATTTGCTTCTGTCATAACGTCACCCGTTTCTTATGGGATACAGCAACCTATTTAAGAGAATACGGAGACTATAGATATTTTGCTCCTTTAATCGAACAAATATTTCAAGTAATGAGAAAGGTAGACCTGAAATATGCACAGGAACCTGACCTTTACATTGCTAATTCTAGTGTTGTTGCCCGCCGTATTGAAAGTATTTATGGCAAAAAGGCAATGATGGTAAACTATCCAATTGATACTAGTAAATTTCTTTTTTCTGATATAAAAGAAGAATATTATCTGGCCTCAGCCCGGATGATCAGCTATAAGCGCCTTGATATAATAGTTGAAGCTTTTAACTGGTTAGGATGGCGGTTATTAATCTCAGGTGATGGGCCTGAACTTGCTCGGTTAAAATCCAAAGCATTAAAAAATATTGAGTTCTTGGGACACGTAAGTGATAAAACCCGCAAAGACTTGTTTTCTAAAGCCAAGTCTATTATTGTCGCAGCCTTAGAAGATTACGGATTAGTTCCAGTAGAGGCTAATGCTAGTGGTACACCAGTCATCGCTTATGGTGCAGGTGGAGTATTAGATACTCAAATACCAGGTGAAACCGGAGTCTTTTTCAAAAGGCAAACACCCGAATCTCTACAAATTGCATTACTAGAAGCCAATGGCATTTCTTGGGATTACGATCGCATCCGTAACCATGCAGTAACAAACTTTTCAGAAAATGCCTTCTTTAGTAAAGTTGAGCAAATCATTAACCAAGCTTGTGGTGTGCATCAAATATTCATTTGATTCCCTAATCTTTTCCCCCTATAAGATTACCTATTTATTTTTCTCTGTCCTTCTTGGCGTCCTTGGCGTCCTTCTCTAACGAGACGCTAAGGCGAAGGCGGTTTGTAAAAAGAAGAATAGGTATTTTTGGAGAATCTCTTAGCGTAAGTCTTGAAGACAAGGATAATAAAAGTGGTTCAAACTAGTCTAAATCCTCAGATAACTCCAGCTTCGGAAACTGAACCAAGCTACGGACAATTGTTTGCCGTATTTGTGCGAAGGTTTCCTTGGTTTCTAACAGTATTAATTACTTCTATTGCTATTGCAGGGATGGTAACTTTTAAAACCAAGCCAACTTATAAAAGTTCCATGCAACTGCTAGTAGAACCTAACTATCAAGGAAAAACAGAAGGAGGGGGTGTAGACAACCAATTTACTGACTCTAATGTGGTCATAGATACTGCAACTCAGCTTAACTTGATGCAGAGTTCAGGACTCATCCAAAAAGCAGTTGATAAACTTCAGTCAGATTATCCAGATATAAGTGTAGCTGAAATTAAAGCTTCCTTAGTGTTAACTCAATTAAGGAGCAAAGAAGATAATGTTGCTACTAAAATATTCCAAGTTGAATACACTGCTGGAGATCCAGAAAAAACACAAAAAGTTCTGAGCGCAATTCGACAAGTTTATGTGGAATATAACAAAGAACAACAGAATTCGCGTTTACAAAAAGGTCTGCAAATTATTAGGGAACAGTTAAGTAAAGCCAGTGAAGAAGTAAACGCGGCTGAGACAAATTTACAAAGGTTCCGCAGAAATCAGAATTTAATTGATCCAGAGTCACAGGCCAAAGCGATTGAGACAGCTTTAAATAATATTGCCCAAGAAAGACAAACAACTCGTGCTCAATATGGCGAAGCATTAGCACGCCAAAAATCTTTAGAAGAACAACTTAACCGTTCCCCTCAAAATGCTCTAGTTGCTTCTCGTCTGAGTCAATCTACTCGCTATCAAGGCTTACTGAACGAAATTCAAAAAAGCGAGCTGGCATTAGCACAAGAACGCTTACGTTTTACAGATGCAACTCCGAGTGTACAGAAGCTCAAAGAACAGCTTCAAAGCCAGAAGGAATTATTGCAACAAGAGGTAGGAAGAACTTTAGGCGAAAAGTCTGCTGGCGCGTTCACCAATGGAGACTCTCTTCTCGAAAAAGGACAGCTTGGCCAAATTGATCTCAGCCTAGCTGGTCAATTGGTAGAAACGCAGACAACTATAGTTGCTTTAACCGCTCGCGATCAAACTTTGGCCCAAAAAGAAAACGAGTTGCGTTTTGAAATCAAACGCTTCCCGCCTCTTTTAGCTTATTACAATCGGATGCTACCGCAGTTACAATTTAGCCGTGAAAGGTTAGAGCAGCTTTTAAGAGCAGAACAGCAATTGCGGCAAGAACTTTCCAAGGGTGGATTTAATTGGGAAGTTGTGGAAGAACCTCAAAAAGGTGGACAATTAGGCCCCAATCTTCAACAGAACTTGCTGTTAGGTGCTGTGGTTGGGTTTATGTTAGGAGGCATTGCTGCCTTTATTCGAGAATCGGCTGATGATGCAGTTCACACTACTGCTGAGTTGGAAAAGCAAATGGCCATGCCGTTGTTAGGGACAACTCCCAAATTACCGCCAGCCAAACCCAGAGAATCAATGATCAAGCTGCCCTTTGGTAAGCCAGAAGTTCTCGCCCCTTGGACAATTCAGGTACTGCAATCTCCACCGCGTTGGGAATCGCTGGATCTGATTTACAAAAACATTGAACTTTTAAATACTGTTGCTAACTTGAAATCTTTGATGATTACCTCAGCTTTACCCGATGAGGGTAAGTCAGCTTTGGCGTTGGGTTTGGCGATGAGTGCTGCCCGTTTACACAAAAGGGTACTGCTGATTGATGCCAATTTACGCGATCCCAATCTGCACGAACAATTGAATCTTCCTAATGAACAGGGGCTTTCAACTCTATTGGCTAGTGATGCAACTTTACCCAACCAGATTAGTCTTCAATACTCAGGTTCCGCCTACATCGATATTTTGACCGCCGGCCCCAGACCTGCTGACCCAGCTAATCTGTTGAGTTCTCCTCGGATGATGGAATTAATGGCAGCATTTGAGGAAAACTATGATTTGGTACTCATAGATGCTCCCCCAGTTCTCGGTTTGGTGGATGCTATGCTCACCGCATCATCTTGTCGTAGCGTGGTTATGGTGGCAAGCATTGGTATTGTGACGCGAAGTCAGCTTAATCAAGCTACAGCCATGTTAAGTAAGTTAAATCTGATTGGAGTTGTAGCTAATGGTGTATCCAACTCTAGTAGTAATTACGTACCTTATGTAAAACAACAGCAATTAGCTCTACGGCAAGCTGTAGAAAAGTAAGTAGTTAGTACAGCGACGAAAGATCCTCGACTTTTTAGAAAAGTCGGGGATCTTTCTCGTTTCTAGCCTCTTTTATAAACAAAATTTAATTTTATTGCTATCAGGAAAATTTCAGTATATTTATGCTATCTTTATGGGTTATCAGAGAAATCACTGGCTCTTTAAAGAGTAAATAAAGAATTTATTTGAGCGATCGCTATTTCTACATACTCTTATATTCTAGAGATTAAAGCACTTTCATAAAGGCTAAAAGACAACAGGGGACTGGTTTTATTAAATATATCGATACAATAAACACCTCAGTGCAATTAAACGTCGATATAGATTCATGGGTAATTTACCTCTACATTTTTCTACTGTCAGTAGTTACCGGAAAATACTGATTGCTCATGAATATTGATAGTAACGTTGATTTGTACATCTCTACACCAGCAGAATTCTGAGTGGCAAATAGCAATAACATATTTTGCCCTCAATTATCTCCAAATTTTTGGACTTACAACAAGATTCGGATTTGGGTCTTTGGCATTGATAGCCTTTGATAAACCTCAGTAATTCACTCCTGTATAAACCCAAAGACATTATGACAACTTCAATAATTCCAACTTTAGAGAATTTATATGATGTAACCCAGGAACACCAAGATAATCGTGGGTACTGCACACTCCAGTGGCGACGGGGTAAGCTGTTGGTGAAGCCGCTTGGACAAGTTAAACAACCATATTTGCCTTCATTAAATAGTAAGCGATCGCTAGTAGAATGCTTACAACATTCTCCAGTAAGTTTAGTAAGTATAGATCCCAAACTGGGCGAGGCTTTGCTCAGGTTTTGGGCAGATGCATGTGAAGAAGCTCAAAAGCCAATATTCCTAAGCATATCCGCTAGCAATAAACTGTCTAACCAACCCTTCTGGCGACTAATCGATTGGATTGCTGCTTTGGTGTTGCTGCTATTAGTAAGTCCAGTCATGTTGGGATTGGTTGTGTTAATGCAGGTTTACTCGCCAGGATCGCTTTTTTGCCGTGAGTGGCGTGTTGGAGAACGGGGTAAACTGTTTCGAGTAATCAGGTTTCGCACGCAAAACACTACAGCGCTAGGGCGTTGGATGGGTAAATACAGCCTCGATAATCTGCCCCAGTTATTTAACGTGCTGCGAGGTGACATGAGTTTAACCAGATCTCGTTGTTGGACTTTAGAAGATGCAGTACAGCTAAATAAATTACCAGAAATTAAAGCTTCGTGGGAAGTAGAAGCACAGTCTCACCTGTTACATCTAGATAGCCAAACACTGTAATTTATCTGTGCGGTAGGTAATTGATTGTTTCATCTACCGCACTGAGGCTAAAGCACTATAGCGGTCTATCTACCTTGCCAAACTATTATAAAATCCATGCATTTCCAATTTACTCAACAACTTCGTAGTCTGCTTAAAGCTTCTAGCTTCTGGCAGGACAACTATTTGCTATTGCGAGAATTTAAGCACTTTCGCAAGATTGTAATTTTAGCTTTGATATTCTCAATTCTGGCGGCAACTTTTGAAGGTGTCAGTATTGGTTTTTTACTTTCATTTTTGCAAAGCTTAACTAGTCCCAATGCTCAACCTGTCCAAACAGGAATAGAATGGTTTGACAATTTAGTATTGGGGGCGAATACATCAGCAATTAATCGTTTATATCGAGTATCTTCGCTGATTTTATTAAGTACTTGGTTACGTGTTGCCTTCAATTACTTTGGACAAGTTTATACTGAATTATCTCAACTGCATTTTGGCGATCGCTTACGTAAGCAAATTTTTGAACAGTTACAATCTTTATCCTTAAGTTACTTTGCCAAAACTCGTTCTGGTGAACTAATTAACACAATAACCACAGAAATTGAAAGGATAAGACAGGGTTTCAGTGGCGCAGCCTTTTTAATAACTAGAGGAATCACAACTCTTGTCTACTTGATTTCCATGTTTTTGATATCATGGCAACTAACTGTAATTTCAGCACTACTATTTACACTTTTAGGTGTAGGTTTATCTAATCTGAATGCCAGAGTCAGAGAATCAAGTTTTGGCATGACAACTGCTAATGCTAATTTTACATCAACAGCCATAGAATTTATTAATGGCATTCGCACAGTTCATTCCTGTGGTACTCAAGAATTTGAGCGCCAGCGTTATTATAAAGCCAGTGACAAGGTAGTAAGTACTACAACTAAAGTTGTATTCACTTGGACACTTGTCAAACCAATTGCCGAAGGGGTAGCTACTACGGTGTTGGTGGGAATGATTATTTTGGCATTCACTAGCCTGGTTAGTAATGGAACGCTACAAGTTGCTTCTTTGCTAACATTTTTCTTTGTCTTATTTCGCTTTATCCCGTTTGTTCAAGATATTAATGGCACGAGAGCATTTCTCAATACTCTACATGGCTCGGCAGACAACATTAAAAATCTGCTAAAAAGTGATGATAAAAATTATTTTCAGAATGGAACACTTCAGTTTAAAGCTTTAGAAAGAGCAATAAATTTAGTATCTGTTGATTTTGGTTACGATGACAAAAATTTAGTGTTGCATAATATTACCCTAACCATTGAAAAGGGGAAAATGACAGCATTAGTCGGAGCATCTGGTGCTGGTAAAACAACTCTTGCTGATTTGATTCCCCGATTTTATAATGCCACAGAGGGAAATGTTTATATCGATGAACTTGATATCAGGTTGTTTGAAATTAATTCTCTTCGTCGTCAAATAGCTGTTGTCAGTCAAGATACTTTTATCTTCAATACTGATGTTTGGCAAAATATTGCTTATGGTACTCCACAAGCTACTAATGAGCAAATTCAAGAAGCTGCTAAATTAGCCAATGCGTTGGAATTTATTTTAGAAATGCCTGAAGGTTTTAATACCCAATTGGGAGATCGGGGTGTTAGATTATCTGGAGGACAAAGACAGCGAATTGCTATCGCACGGGCGTTACTAAGAAACCCAGAAATCTTGATTTTGGATGAAGCGACTAGTGCTTTAGATTCTGTATCAGAGCGCTTGATTCAAGATTCATTAGAAAAGCTATCTGTGGGTAGAACAGTAATTGCGATCGCTCACCGTCTTTCTACTATTGCTAAAGCCGATAAAGTCGTAGTGTTAGAAGCAGGACGAATAGTAGAACAGGGCAAATATCAAGAATTACTCGGACGTAAAGGTAAGCTTTGGGAATATCACCAGATGCAATACTATAATTCGTAATTCGTAGTTAGTAATTCGTAATTTTTAATTGGCAAATTACGAATTAGTTTCACTACTAAATTATTTATATAACTAGGAAAAATAAATGGTAAACATAGGCTATCATACTGCTAAACTTCAAGGTAGATTTAATCGTTCCCTATATAAAGCAGCCCTTTCTCAGATTGTCAGCATCCCCATCAAACAAACTCGGCAAGTTCCGATAAGTGTCTATGCTTTATCATGTGAACGCGATTTGCCAGAACAAGTGGCAAGTATTCGCTCATTTATTCGTCATGTTGGTATTCCAGATACATTCACTATAGTTTCTGATGGCAGTTACACTGAGTCTAGTTGTAATTTACTCCGCCGCGTCCATCCCTGCGTTCAGGTAATACTTTTACAAAACTTTCTAAGAACGGATTTACCTCAATGTGTTCTTGATTATGCCCAACTGCATCCAATGGGCAGAAAATTGTCGGCATTAATGTCAATTCCGGTTAATGGAGCTACGATTTACACTGATTCAGATATTTTATTTTTCCCCGGCGGGATTGACTTAATTGATTTGAGTAAGTCGGACAATAAATATTCTCTTTATCTACCTGATTGTTCCATGTCACTAGACGATCGCATTATTTATGATGATTCTGAAAAATTAAATCCAGTAAATGGTGGATTTATATTCTTTAGGCATGAATTTGACTGGACTTTTGCTATCGAACGTTTAGCAAACCTTCAAGAAGCTCCTACTTATTTTACTGAGCAAACAATTGTCCATTTGACAATGCATCACAATCATGGTGAGCCTTTATGCACAAATAAATATGTTCTCAATGTAGAAGATCAGTTCATTTATCCAGATAAATCTGCAAGTAAAAACATTGCTCTTAGACATTATGTGAGTGATGTTAGACATAAGCTCTGGTTTAATGTTGGCATATAATTTTGATGAACTTAAACCTCTATTTAGATGAGGAATACAGTTAGTAATAACGTAAAACATGGTGGTTAATGATTAACTCAATCAATGATGCCAAGCGAAATGATGAACAATTGGACAAAGGTATTTTTGAAGAAGACCTGATTTATCAATGCTCCAATTTCGATGTAGGCGAGGGCGGAGGTGTTGAAACTTATTTAGCTTCTCTGTTTGAACATCGACCACCTGAAGTTAGCGATCGCGTGATAAAATCGCTTAAGAATGTTGACCAAAGCCAGTTTAAGCTGCTGCACCTCCACAGCCCAGATTTACTTTTGCAGCTTACAGGCGAGTGTCCTACGGTTTTCAGCGTTCATAATCACTCATTGTACTGTCCTAGTGGCACAAAGTATTTAGCTGGACAGCAAACAATCTGCGATCGCAACTTCTCTTACTTAGGTTGTACTTGGGGTAAATTAGCAGATAAATGTGGTAGTCGTAGACCGTTAAGAACTCTTAAAGAACTTCAAAATACTCATCAGTTATTAGATGCTTTAAAAAAAGTAAAAATTACTTTTGTTGCTAATAGCGAATACGTGCGTCAAGAGTTGATTAAAAACGGTGTAAACTCTGAGAGAATTGTAACCTTACACTGTGGTATTTCTATACCAAAAATAACTACTGCACCCTTGAATTTAGATATCCATCAAAATCATAGAATTTTGTTTGTTGGACGGATTGTTTCTGATAAAGGTCTGGAATGGTTACTCAAAACTTTAATACATACAAATCCGCAAATTCAACTTGATATTGCAGGTGAAGGCTGGGAACGACCACGCTTAGAAAGGTTAGCAAATACACTCGGATTAAGTAACCGAATTACTTGGCATGGTTGGTGCGATCGCAACACATTAAATAACCTTTACGAACAGTGTTTTGCAGTTATCTTCCCTAGCGTTTGGCCTGAACCTGCTGGTCTTGTAACTCTAGAGGCATACTCTCGTTATCGACCTGTAATTGGTAGTGCAGTCGGAGGTATTCCAGAACATTTGCGAGATGGAGAAACAGGTATTCTTGTTCCAGGTAATGATATCAAAAAGCTGGCTGATGCGATTCATGATTTGTATGGGGATTATGAAAAAAGCCGATACATGGGCGAACAAGGTCATGCTTTATTAATGAAAGAATTTACCATGAATGCTCATGTGAATAATCTCCGAACAATTTATGCAAAAACAATAGCTGAATTTCCTTCTACGAAAAAAATATATAGCATTTCTCAAGTGAAATAAGCTTACTTTGGTATAGCAAATTGTCCATTTTTTACCTATAAAATATAAAGGAAAAAACTATGTCATCGTCTCAAGAATCTCAACAGTCTTTAGTTAGCGTTATTATCCCTACCTATAATAGACCAGAGTATCTCAAGCAAGCGATCGCTAGCGCTGTTAAACAAAGTTATCAAAATATCGAAATTATTGTTTCTGATAATTGTAGCCCAGAAAATCCTCAAGAACTTGTGGCATCTTTTGGTGATTCACGCATCAGATTTTGGCGACATCAGCAAAATGTTGGGATGATTGCTAATCAGCAGCATGGCTTCAAGATGGCGCGAGGTAAATATGTTGCTAGTCTTCATGATGATGATATCTGGAATGAAGATTTTTTAGCAAAGCTAGTACCACCTTTAGAAGCAAATTCTGAGTTAATTCTTGCTTTTTGCGACCAATATATCATAGATGCAGATAGCATAATTAATCATGCTGGAACTGAAGAAAATACACGCGGTTATAAGCGAGACAAACTAGCAAAAGGAATTCATCAACCTTTTTACAAAATTGGATTGGTAGATAAAAGCATACCTACTGCTGCCTCTTGTGTGATTCGTAATAATATTATCGATTGGGATAGTATGCCCTCAGAAGTTGGCGGAATGTGGGATTTATATTTAACTTATCTCTGTTGTATATCTGGTTACGGTGCTTACTATTATCCAGAGAGATTGACACGATATCGTGCCCATGAGCAAACTGATACTATGCTCAGTGGTAGTCGAGATATGCAGGCAAAAATCCGCAAAGCTAAAAGCGAAATGTTTTGTTATCAAGTCTTTATGGAAGACGTTCGGTTACAGCAATTTAAAAGTTACTTTCAACAGAAATGGTTAGAAGCTAATACAACTTTAGGAATTGGTTTACTACGAAGTGAACAGATAGCCGCAGCACGCCCTTATTTTTGGCAGGCATTGAATCAACAAAGATTTGATGTGCGAACTATAGCGGCGCTAAGTCTTAGTTTTACTCCGCGTTTTTTCGCAGACAAATTAATAGAAATCTCTAAATGATAGAATAATCTTGCCTTAATTGTAGATTTTTTAACGAACCGCAGAGACGCAGAGGGCACAAAGGTAATAAAAGTAAGAGTTTTACTTTGCGTCTTTGTTTCAGCTTATTTTACCAAGCAAGGTAGTATATGAAACTTTGTATTGTTACTCATAAAATCAAAAAAGGTGATGGTCAAGGGCGGGTAAATTACGAAGTAGCTCAAGAAGCAATTCGTCGTGGTCATGAATTGACATTATTGGCTAGTGAAGTCGCATCAGAACTAGAAGATAATAGTCAAGTTAATTGGATTTCAATTCCAGTCAAAGGCTATCCGACAGAATTTGTGCGGAATTTCATATTTGCCCAAAAGAGTGCAGATTGGTTACGGCAACATCGCTCTAAGATTGATTTAGTTAAAGTCAATGGCGCAATTAACCTGGCTGCGGCTGATGTAAATGCTGTACATTTTGTCCACAGTTCATGGTTGCGATCGCCTGTTCATATTTCCCGCAACCGCCGAGATTTGTATGGTTTATATCAATGGCTATTTACGGCTTTTAATGCCCGTTGGGAAAAACAGGCTTTCCAAAAAGCGCAGGTTGTCGTAGCGGTATCGGAAAAGGTAGCGCAGGAATTAGTTAACATTGGTGTGCCGCGTTCTCGGATTCGTGTAATTGTCAATGGCGTTGATTTAGAAGAGTTTGCCCCTGGTGCAAGCGACCGCCAAAAATTAGGTTTACCGGAGAATGTCACCTTAGCATTGTTCGCCGGAGATATCCGCACACCTAGAAAGAACTTAGATACGGTGCTGCACGCCTTAGCGAAAGTTCCAGATTTACATTTAGTAGTGGTGGGACACACCCAAGGTAGTCCTTTCCCAGAATTAGCAGCATCTTTAGGGTTAAGCGATCGCGTGCATTTTGTGGGATTTCGCCGTGATATCCCCCAAATTATGCAAGCAGTAGATTTATTTGTTTTTCCTTCCCGATACGAAGCTTGCAGCCTCGTATTGTTAGAAGCACTTTCTTCAGGATTGCCTGTAATTACTGCCACAGCTACCGGAGGCGGAGAGTTGGTGACACCAGAATGTGGCATCGTCTTATCCGACTCAGATGATATTGATGCTTTGGCTGTGGCGTTGATGTCCTTGGTGAGCGATCGCGCCCTCATACAGCAAATGGGCAAAGCAGCTCGCTCTGTGGCAGAAAAACATAGCTGGACTACTATGGCACAAACTTATGTGGATCTATTCGAGGAGTTAAGCAATAATGCGGAACACCGTTCTGATACCGACTTATCGCCGTCCACAAGACCTATCACGCTGCCTTTTGGCGCTACAGGAGCAAACTAAACCCGTTGATCAGGTGATAGTAGTTGTCCGTGACACGGATGCAGAAACTTGGGAATTCTTGGCGCAATTAAACGCGCCCAATTTGCCATTGCATACTGTGAAAGTCACACAACCGGGAGTAGTAGCTGCCCTCAACGCCGGACTAGCAGCAGTGGAGGGTGATATCGTTTCCATTACTGATGATGATGCTGCACCTCACCCAGATTGGTTAGAGCGCATCGCCGCTTACTTTACCTGTGATAGCCATCTCGGCGGACTGGGAGGGCGTGATTGGATATACCACGGCAGCAAATTAGAAGACGAATCCCGCCCAGTAGTGGGACAGTTGCAGTGGTTTGGCCGAGTGATTGGCAACCATCACCTGGGAGTAGGAGAACCCCGCGAAGTCGATATTCTCAAGGGCGTAAACATGAGTTTTCGTACCCAAGCAATTGGACAACTGCGCTTTGACGAGCGGATGCGCGGTACTGGAGCGCAGGTACATTTTGAAATGGCATTCACTCTGACATTAAAACGGGCTGGTTGGAAGATAATTTACGATCCTAATGTTGCTGTAGATCACTATCCGGCACAACGTTTTGATGAAGATCAGCGAAATAATTTTAACGAAATTGCCTTTATTAATTTAGTCCATAATGAAACCTTAGTTTTATTAGAGCATTTGCCATTTATCCGCCGAATTATATTTTTATTATGGGCAGTATTTGTGGGTACATGCGATAGCTTGGGTTTCGTCCAATGGCTGAGATTTTTACCTAGCCAAGGGCAGTTGGCAGGGAAAAAATTACTGGCATCTTGGCGGGGACGTTGGCAAGGATATAAACAATTTGTCATTGGTCATTAGTCATTTGTCATTGGTCATTGCAGACTGATTATTCCATTTGGGATTTTTTATGTGTAAATCTAAAATCTAAAATTGAATGAATTCTAGACAGATACTTTTCAATAGTTTTTTACAAGAAAGCTATTCTCCCGAAGAGCGATCGCAACAGGGTTGGATGGCGATCGCAGGCTTTATATTACTAACTGTAGTTTGCTATTTTGCTGGTGCGACTGCTGCATTGCGCCTAATTTATCCGGTGATGGCTTTAGTAGTAGCCATATTTTTATACTTGCGGCATCCCATTCTCTACATCAGCTTTACTTGGTGGATCTGGTTTCTCACGCCCTTAGCTACCCGCTTGGTTGACTATCGCGTGGGCTGGGACGCTACCCGTCAGATGCTTATAGCACCATACTTGGTAGTATTTGTAACTATTGCAACATTCTTGCGACACTTTCCCCGCGCCTCACGTCAAGGGGGCTTGCCGTTTGTTTTGGCTTTTATCGG from Nostoc commune NIES-4072 includes:
- the hepC gene encoding heterocyst development glycosyltransferase HepC, whose protein sequence is MTTSIIPTLENLYDVTQEHQDNRGYCTLQWRRGKLLVKPLGQVKQPYLPSLNSKRSLVECLQHSPVSLVSIDPKLGEALLRFWADACEEAQKPIFLSISASNKLSNQPFWRLIDWIAALVLLLLVSPVMLGLVVLMQVYSPGSLFCREWRVGERGKLFRVIRFRTQNTTALGRWMGKYSLDNLPQLFNVLRGDMSLTRSRCWTLEDAVQLNKLPEIKASWEVEAQSHLLHLDSQTL
- a CDS encoding glycosyltransferase; translated protein: MKIALVHDYLTQRGGAERVFELLCKRYPEADIFTSLYDPEKTIDLGDRIVNTTFLQKIPGAVKYFRSMAPLYFPAFRALDLQDYDLIISSSTSFAKAVRKNPNARHICFCHNVTRFLWDTATYLREYGDYRYFAPLIEQIFQVMRKVDLKYAQEPDLYIANSSVVARRIESIYGKKAMMVNYPIDTSKFLFSDIKEEYYLASARMISYKRLDIIVEAFNWLGWRLLISGDGPELARLKSKALKNIEFLGHVSDKTRKDLFSKAKSIIVAALEDYGLVPVEANASGTPVIAYGAGGVLDTQIPGETGVFFKRQTPESLQIALLEANGISWDYDRIRNHAVTNFSENAFFSKVEQIINQACGVHQIFI
- a CDS encoding NAD(P)H-dependent oxidoreductase, whose translation is MIIIDRALQTRAAAGNPIKVGMIGAGFMGRGIANQIVNSVPGMELVAISNRQIDAAKQAYSEAGIEDIQVVATVSELEDAIANGKYAVTEDAKLLCRAEGIDALIEVTGAVEFGAHIVMEAIAHCKHVIMMNAELDGTIGPILKVYADKAGVILSACDGDQPGVQMNLYRFVKSIGLTPLLCGNIKGLQDPYRNPTTQEGFAKRWGQKPHMVASFADGTKISFEQAIVANATGMKVAKRGMLGYDFNGYVDEMAHIYDVEQLKELGGIVDYVVGAKPGPGVYVFATHDDPKQQHYLNLYKLGEGPLYSFYTPYHLCHFEVPLSVARAVLFGDAVMSPLAGSLVDVVTTAKIDLKAGETLDGIGYYMTYGQCENSPIVQQQNLLPIGLAEGCRLKRDISKDQVLTYEDVELPEGRLCDQLRTEQNTYFASEKILVAVG
- a CDS encoding GumC family protein, yielding MVQTSLNPQITPASETEPSYGQLFAVFVRRFPWFLTVLITSIAIAGMVTFKTKPTYKSSMQLLVEPNYQGKTEGGGVDNQFTDSNVVIDTATQLNLMQSSGLIQKAVDKLQSDYPDISVAEIKASLVLTQLRSKEDNVATKIFQVEYTAGDPEKTQKVLSAIRQVYVEYNKEQQNSRLQKGLQIIREQLSKASEEVNAAETNLQRFRRNQNLIDPESQAKAIETALNNIAQERQTTRAQYGEALARQKSLEEQLNRSPQNALVASRLSQSTRYQGLLNEIQKSELALAQERLRFTDATPSVQKLKEQLQSQKELLQQEVGRTLGEKSAGAFTNGDSLLEKGQLGQIDLSLAGQLVETQTTIVALTARDQTLAQKENELRFEIKRFPPLLAYYNRMLPQLQFSRERLEQLLRAEQQLRQELSKGGFNWEVVEEPQKGGQLGPNLQQNLLLGAVVGFMLGGIAAFIRESADDAVHTTAELEKQMAMPLLGTTPKLPPAKPRESMIKLPFGKPEVLAPWTIQVLQSPPRWESLDLIYKNIELLNTVANLKSLMITSALPDEGKSALALGLAMSAARLHKRVLLIDANLRDPNLHEQLNLPNEQGLSTLLASDATLPNQISLQYSGSAYIDILTAGPRPADPANLLSSPRMMELMAAFEENYDLVLIDAPPVLGLVDAMLTASSCRSVVMVASIGIVTRSQLNQATAMLSKLNLIGVVANGVSNSSSNYVPYVKQQQLALRQAVEK